Proteins encoded within one genomic window of Triticum aestivum cultivar Chinese Spring chromosome 2D, IWGSC CS RefSeq v2.1, whole genome shotgun sequence:
- the LOC123049626 gene encoding putative GEM-like protein 8: MEKAGHQHVIGIPVSSTAIGIEEPEFTSDGATYVHGDAKYSTSTRTGGKSGRPGDKFARGIREHVTLGPKLYETVRGKLSLGARILQAGGVEKVFRRWFAVEKGEKLLNASQCYLSTTAGPIAGMLFVSTEKVAFRSDRSLALTSPKGDTVRVPYKVAVPLRRVKAARPSENQHRPEQKYVQLVTDDGFEFWFMGFVSYQASLQHLEQAIAESHL; the protein is encoded by the exons ATGGAGAAGGCAGGACATCAGCATGTGATCGGCATCCCAGTGAGCAGCACTGCCATCGGCATCGAGGAGCCGGAGTTCACCAGCGATGGAGCTACCTATGTCCACGGTGATGCAAAATACTCGACGAGCACACGTACCGGCGGCAAATCGGGCAGGCCAGGGGACAAGTTCGCTCGAGGAATCAGAGAGCATG TGACTCTAGGCCCAAAACTGTACGAGACCGTGAGGGGCAAGCTGTCGCTGGGCGCAAGAATCCTCCAGGCCGGCGGAGTGGAGAAGGTCTTCCGGCGGTGGTTCGCCGTGGAGAAGGGCGAGAAGCTCCTGAATGCCTCGCAGTGCTACCTGTCAACGACCGCCGGCCCGATCGCCGGGATGCTCTTCGTATCCACAGAGAAGGTGGCCTTCCGCAGCGACCGGTCGCTGGCGCTGACCTCGCCCAAGGGCGACACGGTGCGGGTGCCGTACAAGGTGGCCGTCCCGCTGAGGAGGGTGAAGGCGGCCAGGCCGAGCGAGAACCAGCACCGGCCGGAGCAGAAGTACGTCCAGCTGGTGACCGACGACGGCTTCGAGTTCTGGTTCATGGGCTTCGTCAGCTACCAGGCGTCCCTGCAGCACCTCGAGCAGGCCATCGCAGAGTCACACCTCTGA